In one bacterium genomic region, the following are encoded:
- a CDS encoding glycosyltransferase family 2 protein, with protein sequence MYKNKKVIVVMPAYNAEQTLRKTYDEVMAQEIVDLVIVVDDKSSDETVSIASSLPDAIVYVHERNRGYGANQKTCYRHALGDGGDIIIMVHPDYQYTPKLIPAMASLIGNGLYSCVLGSRILGGYALKGGMPLWRYVSNRFLTLAGNLLLGAKLSEYHTGYRAFSRELLEKLPLVNNSDDFVFDNQMLAQVVWFGYTIAEVSCPTKYFAEASSINFFRSIRYGFGCLLTALTFRLARMGLVASRLFPRYE encoded by the coding sequence ATGTATAAAAATAAAAAAGTCATCGTGGTGATGCCCGCTTACAATGCAGAGCAGACACTGCGGAAAACCTATGATGAGGTTATGGCACAGGAGATTGTGGACCTTGTTATTGTCGTCGATGATAAGAGCAGCGATGAAACGGTATCCATAGCCAGTTCGCTTCCCGATGCCATTGTTTATGTCCATGAACGTAACCGCGGATACGGCGCAAACCAGAAAACCTGCTACCGTCACGCTCTCGGTGACGGAGGTGACATCATCATCATGGTTCACCCCGATTACCAGTATACGCCGAAACTGATTCCTGCGATGGCGTCTCTCATCGGTAACGGCCTCTATTCGTGCGTTCTTGGTTCGCGGATTCTCGGGGGATACGCTCTCAAGGGCGGGATGCCGTTGTGGCGGTATGTATCGAACAGGTTTCTCACGCTCGCGGGGAACTTGCTGCTGGGGGCGAAACTGTCGGAGTACCATACGGGGTATCGGGCTTTTTCACGGGAGTTGCTCGAGAAATTGCCGCTCGTGAACAATTCCGATGATTTTGTGTTCGACAACCAGATGCTTGCTCAGGTGGTATGGTTCGGTTATACGATTGCCGAGGTAAGCTGCCCGACGAAATACTTTGCCGAAGCCTCGTCGATAAACTTTTTCCGCAGTATCAGGTACGGTTTCGGGTGCCTGTTGACAGCTCTGACCTTTCGTCTGGCCCGAATGGGGCTGGTGGCCTCACGCCTGTTTCCGCGGTATGAATGA